Part of the Primulina huaijiensis isolate GDHJ02 chromosome 15, ASM1229523v2, whole genome shotgun sequence genome is shown below.
TGGATAGCAAAGCGTGTCACTGAGCTAATTGGGTTTGAGGATGAAGTACTTATCAACTTTATCTATGGACTTCTAGAGGGAAAGGTAATTTGTAATGTAATTATCATTCTTTTTTGAGAGAGAGGAAATGTGTATGCTTTTCCCACGTCTCATTGTCATATCATGATAATTTACTGGCTATGCAAAGAGGCATAACCGAATCTCTCTTGAATATGGCCGTGTTCAAAGTCAGATGAGTCATcctgtaatatttttttttgaatcctGGAGAATTTTTTGTGCTTGTGTTGGTTGCAGGAAGTTAATGGAaaagaaattcaaatttcaCTTACTGGATTTATGGAGAGAAACACTGGAAAGTTCATGAAAGAATTATGGTTGTTGCTTCTAAGTGCGCAGCAAAATTTGAGTGGCATTCCACAGCAGTTTCTTGATGCGAAGGAGGAGGAAACTAAGAAGAAGAAGGTTGGTCTCAGGATTTCTTGATTTGAAAGTTCTTCTATTTTGATGTGTCTTATCTGCTCTATTACTGTCTGATTACAGGCTGATACAGATCGTATTGCTCATGAAATTCTAAGGAAGAAAGAGAAGGAGAAGCAAGAATTGGAACGCGAGACTGCGAAGATggtatttataatttttccaTGCTACAGTTTATTGAATAAAACAGGAATTCTTTTCCTAATTAGTTTTCCGTTTTCACACCATTCAGATTGCTTCTGCTTCTGCTTCTGCTTCTGCAATTATTTCGGTTCATATCTGTTACCTCAAACTGCTGTAGGATGGTGATGGTGATGGTGATGGTGATACATTGAGAGATAAGGCTGCTGAGTTGGAACTCAATTCAAAACCTGATTCCATGGTGCCTAGCtttcagccagcagatgagaaCAAGCAGAGGGAAAGAAAAAGCATGAGAGGGCGCACTAGGTACCAATGGTAGTATATTTGGTAGTTGCTAACTATTGCTAGGAGAACGCATATTATAAGAATCTAGTTTGTTTATTTAGGCTTGGTTTACATGATGGAGAAACAAATGTCAAAGCAACAATAATAACTGAATGAAGACTGAAGTAAAGATCAAAGAAATGGATTTACCTAACTTACctgttcaaataaataattatcttatCAAATTGCTCGGGTTCAGACAGAATCTTGTTAATTCTGCTTGCAAAAGATGAATGAACTCTAAAGCATGCTGGTTAGATTTTTTTGGCAAGCCTTGGTAggcgaaaataataaaattcactGTTCTTTCCTCAGTGTTTCTTTCCCTGCTTGCCATTCAAAGATTATTCTCGggtttaattaagaaatttcactGAATTTAGTTGAATCAATATGGTGACAGCCCGACAAGGAATTGTTTCCTCAACAGGTGAGAAATTATTAGATTCTTACACTCCAATGATAAGTTGACCTAGAATTGCCCAACTTTCATTTTACATCATTATTAATCTATCAATACAGTCTCTATCCACATAATGAATATCCTTGGAATGTGCTGAAACTTTAAGCCAAATTTTGCATCAAGAACATCTCGCCTTTTCCACCTTACAGAACTAATGAGAAAATTGTATGGGGAGTTCAACTTACGTCTAATCTGGACAATAATTTTGAGCTGCAACTTATGGTAAGTCACTGTGTATTAAAGATCTTTGAATTATTTCGAAGTGGACAGAAGTATAGGGATGACTATCCTGAAAAATTGATTATTCAAGCAACTCTTTTCCTAGAGAATATGGCGAGATGAATTTGTCAGTTAGGTTTGATCCTGAAGAATATTGCAGAAATCCAACAGTAAAAGGATCGAGAACTAATGATTCAGACAACGAACttctaaaattctttttttagGTTGAAATTGTTTTACGTGATTACAAGCTGAAGCTtaagatatttttgaaaacatttaATCCGTGTTTGTGAAAAACTTACGAGTtacaacacatatatatagctCTTCATGAGTATAAGataccaaaaataaaatgaaatgttttacttGTTAGTCGTTGCTTATTAGTAAAAGTACATGCACcagtttttgtgtgtgtgttttatgtCAAGTGCTGATTTAATTTGTTCTTTCTTTATATTGTCTTTCATTGGAAGAATCATGCAAATTAAGTCTCACGCTGGCTGTCCTTTATAGTTTATAATGAAGTTTTGGAATACCATTATCATGAATGTTGTCAGGGGAAAATATGTCCAACCTGTTTcttaatttgtgttttatttttgataacTGTCTCTATCAGATATACCTACTCCTAACTTGTTTTGGTTTTGGCTTATGCTTTAGTGTTTGAGAGGTACAATTATTAAATGGCTATCCACATGTGTGTAAGACTAATATTAATTCTCTCTGCACAGGGATTCAAAATCTCCAGATTTGGGTTATCATTCCTCCTCTCCAAGGTATGCATTTTGATCATGACAATCAACCTTGTATTATGTGTCGATATTGCATTTCTCTTCTTCCCAAAGAAAATTTAGTCAGAAAACTTGTGTTTTCTTgaagtagacaaaggagttcAACGCCACTTAGCAAGTACTTTTTGAATTCTAGAAGTCATTGAGAGTAGGTTTTCATTAGTCGTATATTTGTAGCATTTTCTAAGAGGTGATATCTAATCTGGTTCCAAAGTGACAGGTGGAGTTCAAGAAGTGTTTCTAGATCACCTCTACGGAGAAGTCGGTCCATGTCATCTGAAAGACGGTATCCCACTTCTCCAAGACAGTCCCCGAATCCTCGCAAGAGGCATGTTGTTCAGCCCTCTCCTTCTCCACCAAGGCGTAGATCGTCCTATTCTAAACGAAGATCAATTTCTCCTCCACGACGTAGATCTCCCTCCCCTAGTAGATATAGAGCGCGTTTACCCAGGCGAAACAGATCACGGTCTCCATTGAGCCATAGATCACGATCTCCCTTTAATCGAAGATCACGATCCCCAAGGCGTCGGTCGAGGACACCAATACGGACCTCAACAGCACATCATAAATTCCCCTCTCCTTTTCGGCGTAGATCACCCTCTCCTTTACGGCGTAGATCTCCATCTCCTGTTCGACGCAAATCACCATCTCCTGCACGACGGAGGTCACCGTCTCCTTTGAGTGACAAATCACCATCACATGGGCAGCGTAGGTCCCCATCTACCTTGCAACGCAGGCCACGATCTCCATTTCAGCGGAAGCCTCCATATGTTGGTCGGGAGTCACGATCTCCTGTAAGAAGGCGATACCAACGATCTCCTTCAACTCCGCGGCAGCAATCTATATCACCAGCTCGGCGTATGTCCTCGATGATCGGTCGAAAAAAATCTTCATCCCCAGTCCTTCGAAGATCTCCTCGAGAATCTAGCTCTCCCTCTTCCGTTCAACACAATTCCATTTCTCCTGTCTGGAGAGAATCTTCAAAAAGCATGAGATCACCTCAACAATCTCATGGAGAAAGGGTCAGGTACTGAAGCATGTTAATCTGGGAGTActggatttttatgaattttatttcgTAAGAGCCTTTTTGAAATTGAGTTcttatcatgaaattttaaagaacCCAAATTGATATCTGCTACAACTTTACTTGATTAGTGGCATCCCATTTTTTATGCACTGTCCAGAAAGGCAACAATGAACTGGTTTATGAAGGATGTGATGGATGTATCGAAAGATAAGAAATGGGGGAACATCACCCGAgtaagaaacaaaataaaaatgctGCTATTTCATTTTCTGTAGACTGAATTACTTCAAGAAAAATCCTATTCTGTGTTCTTTTTGTATAGAAGATAGCTGCATTTACCAGTTTACCTTTATCACAAGCTTGAAAATTCATGCGTTACCTTTTGTTCAACGATAAATATGATTAATCAACTTAAAAGTTGTAAACTTTTCACTTCTTGTTCACTTGAAGGGTGATTATATACATTTATATTGAACTAGATTTACTTCAAATAAATGTTAGGTTTTATAAACATCCTGAGTGGGTGAGTTACCATAAAGTTTGTCGTTACTGCAATTATCTCCTATCACCAGctagatttaattattttttgccTGTA
Proteins encoded:
- the LOC140958454 gene encoding uncharacterized protein isoform X1, producing MSGGFFRGTSTDQDTRFSNKKAKLLKSKKFASELETLVDMTKVKMDVMRPWIAKRVTELIGFEDEVLINFIYGLLEGKEVNGKEIQISLTGFMERNTGKFMKELWLLLLSAQQNLSGIPQQFLDAKEEETKKKKADTDRIAHEILRKKEKEKQELERETAKMDGDGDGDGDTLRDKAAELELNSKPDSMVPSFQPADENKQRERKSMRGRTSPTRNCFLNRDSKSPDLGYHSSSPSDRWSSRSVSRSPLRRSRSMSSERRYPTSPRQSPNPRKRHVVQPSPSPPRRRSSYSKRRSISPPRRRSPSPSRYRARLPRRNRSRSPLSHRSRSPFNRRSRSPRRRSRTPIRTSTAHHKFPSPFRRRSPSPLRRRSPSPVRRKSPSPARRRSPSPLSDKSPSHGQRRSPSTLQRRPRSPFQRKPPYVGRESRSPVRRRYQRSPSTPRQQSISPARRMSSMIGRKKSSSPVLRRSPRESSSPSSVQHNSISPVWRESSKSMRSPQQSHGERVRSLEKNSPAHFTSPSERAELSAKNHRGSKPVDVRPIISLRSPQRDMLDQNDLHGKEPVLSLSKKKTPLVSDASRERAHFEEQRSSIPRDSLHQRMERVIRPESPIPMVKAAGPKHQSDHYGASVEDKNFSAREIREQKYGRGTISLTSDQRKDLIDSTKVHVLDDVSKSTKSQLTSSEGMPDRMNRRERYEKQESSEIRKTTSVSEKKSESYVDEGDRAGDVNSGPLSDSKRGYRFQESTVLPNLSRKSELNDLNGSTDSPSKEFDEHKTKVKEKKKRSKSDRHDVESDDCSSDDSYEERKEVKRRRKEEKKLKREERRRRRDERHRRKEERRAEKWKLKSVDTGDPLSDLEGDYSEDDNDRKRVSQTRTRGNKDTKSEQKNLEIELREKALESLRAKKGIGNSKD